One window of the Sphaerochaeta associata genome contains the following:
- a CDS encoding transcriptional regulator translates to MGQKTVVLLPSVAAKLETMGYQIKLARLRRSLPVELVAERAGISRATLWAVEKGSPSVSMGAYVQVLLAIGMVDDILLIAKDDILGRKLQDLALPVGKRASKR, encoded by the coding sequence ATGGGACAGAAAACAGTCGTCCTGCTTCCAAGCGTCGCGGCCAAGCTTGAAACAATGGGATATCAAATTAAACTTGCCCGCCTCAGAAGAAGTCTGCCTGTTGAACTGGTAGCCGAGCGTGCCGGCATCAGCAGAGCGACACTCTGGGCTGTAGAAAAAGGATCCCCATCGGTTTCGATGGGTGCCTATGTGCAGGTCCTGCTTGCCATCGGAATGGTGGATGATATTCTTCTCATCGCAAAGGACGACATTCTGGGAAGGAAATTGCAGGACCTTGCATTGCCTGTAGGAAAGCGGGCTTCGAAGAGGTAG
- a CDS encoding glutamine synthetase III → MTERVDQYFGSMVFGDRMMREYLAKDTYRELKQTIREGKELDITIANQVAHAMKEWALSKGATHFTHWFQPMTGITAEKHESFISPAKDGSALLEFSGKELIKGEPDASSFPSGGLRATFEARGYTAWDPSSYAFIKENTLCIPTAFCSYSGEVLDKKTPLLRSMEVISTQALRILKLFGKTEVKRVVTTVGPEQEYFLIDKSLYLKRKDLIHTGRTLLGARPPKGQELEDHYFGNLKSRVSAFMRELDEELWKLGILAKTEHNEVAPSQHELAPIFTTSNLAVDHNQLTMEMMKKTADKHGLVCLLHEKPFAGVNGSGKHNNWSISTDTGINLLEPGDNPKDNAQFLLFLVAVIAAVDEYQDLLRVSVASAGNDHRLGANEAPPAIVSMFLGEELTNILDSLADGTDCPCKAPSSMLLGVNLLPPLPKDTTDRNRTSPFAFTGNKFEFRMLGSSFSVSGPNFVLNTIIADKLSLFADQLENEQDFSCALSKLVKETYQKHRRIVFNGNNYAQAWVEEAQKRGLSNLKSTVDALPAFISRKSIDLFSKFGVLNETEIHSRYEIVLENYCKTINIEALTMTDMVRKQILPALSSFSGSLARSAQDKLALVPALTLSYEKSTVASLSRLADSLDSAVVELEKRVVDARMLSEVLQAARYYHDEVLPAMAEVRSLSDCAELLMGEASYPIPTYEQLLYSV, encoded by the coding sequence ATGACAGAACGTGTTGATCAGTATTTCGGGAGCATGGTGTTCGGCGATAGAATGATGCGCGAATATCTGGCTAAAGATACCTATCGTGAGTTGAAACAGACCATCCGCGAGGGCAAGGAGCTTGACATCACCATAGCCAACCAAGTCGCCCATGCCATGAAGGAGTGGGCATTGAGCAAAGGTGCAACCCATTTCACCCATTGGTTCCAGCCCATGACGGGAATCACCGCTGAGAAACACGAGAGCTTCATCTCCCCTGCAAAGGACGGCTCGGCCCTGCTTGAGTTCAGCGGCAAGGAGCTCATCAAGGGTGAGCCCGATGCTTCCTCCTTCCCCTCCGGAGGGCTCAGGGCCACCTTCGAAGCACGGGGATATACCGCCTGGGACCCCTCAAGCTATGCCTTCATCAAGGAAAACACCTTGTGCATCCCCACCGCCTTCTGTTCCTACAGCGGTGAAGTATTGGATAAGAAAACGCCGCTGTTGCGTTCCATGGAGGTCATCAGCACCCAGGCCTTGAGAATTCTCAAGCTTTTCGGAAAGACAGAAGTGAAACGGGTGGTGACCACCGTCGGACCCGAACAGGAGTACTTTCTCATCGATAAGAGCCTGTACCTCAAGCGCAAGGACTTGATTCATACCGGTCGAACCCTCCTCGGCGCACGGCCTCCCAAAGGACAGGAGCTGGAAGACCACTATTTCGGCAACCTCAAGAGCCGTGTTTCGGCCTTCATGCGTGAGTTGGATGAAGAACTGTGGAAGCTCGGCATCCTTGCAAAAACCGAGCATAACGAAGTCGCCCCCAGCCAGCATGAACTCGCCCCCATCTTCACCACCAGCAACCTCGCCGTCGACCACAACCAGCTGACCATGGAGATGATGAAAAAGACTGCCGACAAGCATGGCTTGGTCTGCCTGCTGCATGAAAAACCGTTTGCCGGGGTGAATGGATCAGGCAAGCACAACAACTGGTCCATCTCCACCGATACCGGGATCAACCTGCTGGAACCCGGGGACAATCCTAAGGACAATGCCCAGTTCCTGCTCTTTTTGGTCGCTGTCATTGCAGCGGTTGATGAGTATCAGGATCTGCTGAGGGTTTCTGTTGCCAGTGCCGGCAACGATCACCGACTCGGTGCCAACGAAGCACCGCCTGCAATCGTCTCCATGTTCCTGGGTGAAGAGCTCACCAACATCCTGGACTCCTTGGCCGACGGCACCGACTGCCCCTGCAAGGCTCCCTCGTCGATGTTGCTGGGAGTGAACCTGCTGCCTCCACTGCCCAAGGATACCACCGACCGAAACAGGACCAGCCCGTTCGCCTTTACCGGCAACAAGTTCGAGTTCAGGATGCTGGGCTCCTCCTTCTCCGTCAGCGGTCCGAACTTTGTGCTCAATACCATCATCGCCGACAAGCTCTCCCTCTTCGCAGATCAACTGGAGAACGAGCAGGATTTCTCCTGCGCCCTTTCCAAGCTGGTCAAGGAGACCTATCAGAAGCACCGCAGGATTGTCTTCAACGGGAACAACTATGCCCAGGCTTGGGTGGAGGAAGCCCAGAAACGGGGCTTGTCGAACCTCAAGTCCACCGTTGACGCCCTTCCGGCCTTCATCTCCAGAAAAAGCATCGACCTTTTCTCCAAGTTCGGCGTACTCAACGAGACGGAGATCCACAGCCGCTATGAGATTGTGCTTGAGAACTATTGCAAGACGATCAACATCGAGGCTCTTACCATGACCGACATGGTTCGCAAGCAGATTCTTCCCGCGCTCAGTTCCTTCAGCGGCAGTCTGGCCCGCTCTGCACAAGACAAACTGGCCCTGGTTCCTGCTCTCACCCTCTCGTACGAGAAGTCTACCGTTGCCTCTTTGAGCAGATTGGCCGACAGCCTCGACTCTGCTGTGGTTGAACTTGAGAAGCGGGTGGTCGATGCGCGTATGCTCAGTGAAGTACTGCAGGCCGCACGGTATTACCATGATGAAGTGCTGCCTGCCATGGCCGAAGTTCGGTCGCTCAGCGACTGTGCCGAGCTCTTAATGGGTGAAGCCTCCTATCCGATACCCACCTACGAACAACTGCTGTACTCCGTATAA
- a CDS encoding sensor domain-containing diguanylate cyclase, with product MGKFMVEYGCSHLGGRMYQENLSELLYSLFNTIPDPFMVIGEDGTYLEVFGGTERSLYDDGKPMQGKNIYEFMPKEFADFYMQQVHHTLEMNCLNSFDYQLETDKVILPEFNGPGGTQWFETRMFPLKTPYKGQRAVTAQIINITERRNLHKKLRELSYVDPLTGLYNRRYFLERVRIHLMEKGRAHIMLCDIDRFKGVNDRYGHLAGDAVLKEFANITKQVLKHNHAIARLGGDEFVMALTDLTDEEAVAMGEQLRKQVEATPFHYQTQVLSIQISVGIAKLSYEDLEKSELIADADRALYQAKAGGKNRVCLFNDGTRGL from the coding sequence ATGGGCAAATTCATGGTAGAGTATGGGTGTTCCCACCTTGGAGGCAGGATGTATCAGGAGAATCTTTCCGAGCTGCTTTACTCATTGTTCAACACCATTCCCGATCCATTTATGGTCATCGGCGAGGATGGTACGTACCTTGAGGTGTTCGGAGGAACCGAGCGAAGCCTTTATGATGATGGAAAACCGATGCAGGGTAAGAATATTTATGAGTTCATGCCCAAGGAGTTTGCCGATTTCTACATGCAGCAGGTACACCATACCCTGGAAATGAACTGCCTCAACTCGTTCGATTATCAACTTGAGACAGACAAGGTAATCCTCCCTGAATTCAATGGACCGGGAGGAACCCAGTGGTTTGAAACCAGGATGTTTCCGCTTAAAACACCATATAAGGGTCAGCGTGCGGTTACTGCACAAATCATCAACATCACCGAGCGACGAAACCTGCATAAAAAATTGCGAGAGCTCTCCTACGTCGACCCGCTGACAGGTCTTTACAACCGTCGATATTTTCTTGAACGGGTGAGAATCCATCTGATGGAGAAGGGCAGGGCCCACATCATGCTCTGTGACATCGACCGGTTCAAGGGGGTGAATGACCGGTATGGCCACCTCGCCGGTGATGCCGTTTTGAAGGAATTTGCCAATATTACCAAGCAAGTGTTGAAGCACAACCATGCCATTGCCCGCTTGGGAGGTGATGAGTTTGTCATGGCCCTGACAGACCTGACCGACGAGGAGGCGGTTGCGATGGGCGAACAGTTGAGAAAACAGGTGGAAGCGACGCCGTTCCATTACCAGACCCAGGTGCTTTCGATTCAGATCAGCGTCGGCATAGCAAAGCTCAGCTATGAGGACCTTGAGAAAAGCGAATTGATCGCCGATGCCGACCGCGCCCTCTATCAAGCGAAGGCTGGTGGAAAAAATCGGGTCTGCTTGTTCAACGATGGAACAAGGGGGTTGTGA
- a CDS encoding HD domain-containing phosphohydrolase → MFNILFNIALLLALTIFFATYPFRDLKRLTSHKVLVGVTIGVVGILVMLNPLTLYEGVIFDSRTILLTVSGMVFGLLPTAIGAAMMAIYRLMIGGGGIYTGLTTILLSSVIGVWWHKKRYQKVLKKHEHFGLEYYLIGVITHVGMLLATLLMPSDIRRTVVAVMAFPVLVIYPVGTYLLSLLLFSQARRVVSLTELEKSERLFKTMFEEAPIGMSLTDLETGRIENINQSYSDMLGYTKEELLGRKWEDFTHPEDKELSKAATASLHEQTNGPLSLDKRFIRKDGQILWANLSLSIFTTRDTEKTESLCMTVDITERKHYEQKILYASNHDALTGLYNRVHFEEYVRDMRIPDDQVLTIAFGDVNGLRILNEAFGREEGNRLLVRIARILQRHLSQDDYVSRVGGDEFALFFFQRTPDQIETILGKVAVDIASLEMMGSVVPSMSFGLSSLSASQGNINEAIKQAEKDLATRKLVDSPHTQGKAVYAIINTLHEKNKREENHSRRVSELCERLAKAYGMGDMAASELRLVGLLHDIGKIAIPESILNKEGRLTAEEWKEMKRHAEIGYRILNSVEDMAGLAQYVLAHHEHYDGNGYPKGLKGEEIPLQSRIICIADAYDAMTASRPYRKTVTAEQAASEIKRCSRTQFDPALVKVFIEDVLALDYEGV, encoded by the coding sequence ATGTTCAATATCCTGTTCAATATCGCCCTGCTTCTGGCTCTTACCATCTTCTTCGCAACCTATCCGTTTCGTGATCTGAAGCGCCTCACTTCCCATAAGGTATTGGTTGGTGTGACCATCGGCGTTGTTGGCATTCTGGTCATGCTCAATCCCCTTACGCTCTATGAAGGGGTTATCTTTGATTCGAGAACCATTCTGCTGACCGTCTCGGGTATGGTGTTCGGCCTTCTGCCGACAGCCATCGGAGCGGCTATGATGGCAATCTATCGGCTGATGATCGGCGGCGGGGGCATCTACACCGGCCTTACAACCATTCTTCTCAGTAGTGTGATAGGGGTGTGGTGGCACAAAAAGCGCTACCAGAAGGTACTGAAGAAGCATGAACACTTTGGGTTGGAGTACTATCTGATAGGTGTAATCACCCATGTGGGTATGCTGCTGGCCACGCTTCTCATGCCGTCTGATATACGCAGGACGGTAGTCGCAGTCATGGCTTTTCCCGTCTTGGTAATCTATCCGGTGGGAACCTACCTGCTCAGCCTGTTGCTCTTCAGCCAAGCTAGGCGCGTTGTCTCCTTAACCGAGCTTGAAAAGAGTGAACGATTGTTCAAGACCATGTTCGAGGAAGCTCCGATCGGCATGTCCCTCACCGACCTTGAGACCGGCAGGATCGAGAACATCAACCAAAGCTATTCCGATATGCTCGGATACACCAAAGAGGAGCTGCTGGGAAGAAAGTGGGAGGATTTCACCCATCCTGAAGATAAAGAACTCAGCAAAGCGGCTACTGCCAGTCTGCATGAGCAGACGAATGGTCCCCTTTCGCTGGACAAGCGATTCATCCGCAAGGATGGGCAGATACTCTGGGCCAACCTCTCCCTCTCAATTTTTACCACCAGGGATACGGAAAAGACCGAGTCCTTGTGTATGACCGTCGATATCACCGAACGCAAGCACTATGAGCAGAAGATTCTGTATGCCTCAAACCACGATGCCCTGACCGGCTTATACAATCGTGTTCACTTTGAGGAGTATGTGCGTGATATGCGAATCCCTGACGATCAGGTCCTGACAATTGCATTCGGGGATGTGAACGGACTGAGAATCCTCAACGAGGCGTTCGGCCGTGAAGAAGGCAACCGCCTGCTCGTTCGTATAGCACGGATTCTGCAGAGGCATCTGAGTCAGGACGACTACGTCAGCCGTGTGGGAGGCGATGAGTTCGCCTTGTTCTTCTTTCAACGCACTCCTGATCAGATTGAAACCATTCTTGGCAAGGTGGCCGTCGACATTGCCTCCCTTGAGATGATGGGGTCTGTCGTTCCCTCAATGAGCTTCGGGCTCTCTTCTTTGAGCGCCTCCCAGGGCAACATCAACGAAGCGATCAAGCAGGCGGAGAAGGACCTGGCTACGCGAAAACTTGTCGACAGTCCTCATACCCAAGGCAAGGCCGTCTATGCAATCATCAACACCCTTCATGAGAAGAACAAACGGGAGGAGAATCACTCTCGACGCGTAAGCGAGTTGTGTGAACGCCTTGCCAAGGCCTACGGAATGGGTGATATGGCTGCCAGTGAACTCAGGCTCGTAGGCCTTTTGCATGACATCGGCAAAATCGCCATTCCTGAATCCATACTCAACAAGGAGGGCAGACTGACCGCCGAGGAATGGAAGGAGATGAAACGCCACGCAGAGATCGGATACCGCATTCTCAACTCCGTCGAGGATATGGCAGGTCTTGCCCAGTATGTGCTGGCCCATCACGAGCATTACGACGGCAACGGCTATCCAAAGGGTCTCAAAGGAGAAGAGATTCCCCTGCAGTCGAGGATTATCTGCATAGCCGATGCATATGATGCCATGACGGCCTCCCGCCCGTACCGCAAGACGGTGACCGCCGAACAGGCGGCTTCTGAAATCAAGCGGTGCAGCCGGACCCAATTCGATCCAGCGCTTGTAAAGGTTTTCATCGAGGATGTGTTGGCTTTAGACTACGAGGGCGTGTAG
- a CDS encoding AAA family ATPase produces MGVITVSRQIGSEGTFIAKRVAEQLGLSCIDKEDIEKVMHAYGFSAFEEVYNTRPGFWERFDLQRTATIDFLLTAMRAFAKVGNVVLLGRGGFGLFQGYTDILNIRLRAPLAVRLERKQKEYGSTDQEARKAMIEQELIRTSFVQTDLQYNQNDAALFDLVIDTSIVPPETASLWICDAYRQLMKNPRIDAKHTRADLVVDDVLLKLVTTMLGRNET; encoded by the coding sequence ATGGGAGTCATTACTGTTTCCCGTCAGATTGGCAGTGAGGGAACCTTCATTGCCAAACGGGTTGCCGAACAACTGGGTTTGTCCTGTATTGACAAGGAGGACATCGAGAAGGTCATGCATGCCTACGGCTTCAGTGCCTTCGAAGAAGTGTACAACACACGTCCCGGTTTTTGGGAACGCTTTGATTTGCAACGTACAGCGACGATTGACTTTCTTCTTACCGCCATGCGTGCCTTTGCAAAGGTTGGCAATGTGGTACTGCTCGGCCGCGGAGGATTCGGCCTGTTCCAGGGATATACCGACATTCTCAACATTCGCCTGAGGGCTCCGCTTGCAGTACGGCTTGAACGCAAGCAGAAGGAGTATGGATCAACCGACCAGGAGGCCCGAAAGGCTATGATCGAGCAAGAGCTGATCCGAACCAGCTTTGTGCAGACGGACCTGCAGTACAACCAGAATGATGCCGCACTTTTTGACCTTGTCATCGATACCTCCATCGTTCCTCCTGAAACTGCAAGCCTGTGGATTTGTGATGCCTATCGACAGTTGATGAAGAATCCCCGCATCGACGCAAAGCACACCCGTGCCGACCTGGTGGTGGACGATGTACTGCTTAAACTGGTGACCACCATGCTGGGAAGGAACGAGACATGA
- a CDS encoding GNAT family N-acetyltransferase: protein MDIVSFLQEKGEITYIDLIEPLREGTAEVLLASEAGVLIRINGNTLCSALFDECSLPDFARHMIGSNHAICVHDGPLVGYLKEKGLVYHLGCVQAVYTSKQKCTLSSQFSIQIVGPDDLNIVLEHYKHADKEYITDRVASGCMRKAVVDGRLAAFIGRHAEGTIGMLQVLPDFRRRHIGEELEKAYINLLLEEGRTPYCHVDTNNAASLALQKKLGMSFSQEIVHWFN from the coding sequence ATGGATATCGTTTCATTCTTACAGGAAAAAGGGGAGATCACCTACATCGATCTCATCGAGCCGCTGCGCGAGGGGACTGCCGAGGTGCTCCTTGCCTCCGAAGCGGGAGTGTTGATTCGCATCAATGGCAATACGCTCTGCTCTGCCTTGTTCGACGAGTGCTCCCTCCCGGATTTTGCACGGCACATGATTGGCAGCAATCACGCCATCTGTGTGCATGATGGTCCTTTGGTTGGGTATCTGAAAGAGAAGGGCTTGGTCTATCACCTTGGCTGTGTCCAGGCGGTCTACACCAGCAAACAGAAATGTACGCTCTCCTCACAGTTCTCCATCCAGATAGTGGGGCCTGATGACCTGAACATTGTCCTTGAGCACTACAAGCATGCCGACAAAGAGTACATTACCGACCGGGTGGCCTCTGGTTGCATGAGAAAGGCGGTGGTCGACGGCCGGCTTGCCGCCTTCATCGGGCGGCATGCCGAAGGAACGATCGGCATGCTGCAGGTTTTGCCCGATTTCCGAAGAAGGCACATCGGAGAGGAGCTGGAAAAAGCCTACATCAACCTGTTGCTTGAGGAAGGTCGTACTCCCTACTGTCATGTGGATACGAATAATGCAGCCTCCCTTGCATTGCAGAAAAAGCTTGGAATGAGCTTCTCACAAGAGATTGTTCATTGGTTTAATTAA
- the argC gene encoding N-acetyl-gamma-glutamyl-phosphate reductase translates to MLQCGVIGATGYAGSALVSLLAAHPKVEITYLASHSYAGKRFSDIYPSLKGACDLVLQEEDVQEASKLCSVLFLALPHGLASSKITEEILSRCIIIDLGADYRLKDSSVYESWYKTEHGSKSLLEQSVYGLCELHRDAIVNANLIANPGCYTTCSILTLAPLLAEGLVDPTSLIIDSASGVSGAGRSEKIDSLFCECNESYKAYGVTNHRHTPEIEQELSLILGSDVLVQFTPHLVPMNRGILSTCYANLKAGVSEADIESAYHKHYGNEPCIRLMGSSLPETRFVRGTNICAIGWKFDARTRRVIAIGSIDNLIKGAAGQAVQNMNIRCNFEETLGLPLFVSNPL, encoded by the coding sequence ATGCTGCAATGCGGAGTAATTGGTGCTACAGGATATGCAGGATCGGCCCTGGTGTCCCTGCTGGCCGCTCACCCCAAGGTTGAGATCACCTACCTGGCTTCCCACTCGTATGCAGGCAAGCGTTTTTCCGATATCTATCCATCGCTGAAAGGTGCATGCGACCTGGTTCTGCAAGAGGAGGATGTGCAGGAGGCGAGCAAGCTCTGTTCGGTTCTCTTTCTTGCGCTTCCCCATGGACTGGCAAGCAGCAAGATCACCGAGGAGATTCTCAGCCGATGCATCATCATCGATCTGGGGGCGGACTACCGCCTCAAGGACAGCAGCGTCTATGAGTCATGGTACAAGACGGAGCACGGCAGCAAGTCTCTCTTGGAGCAGAGTGTCTACGGCTTGTGCGAGCTGCATCGTGATGCGATAGTGAATGCCAACCTGATCGCCAACCCCGGTTGCTATACCACGTGCTCCATCCTCACCCTCGCCCCTCTTTTGGCTGAAGGCCTCGTCGATCCCACCAGCTTGATCATCGACAGTGCAAGTGGAGTAAGTGGAGCGGGACGCAGCGAAAAGATCGATTCGCTGTTCTGTGAATGCAACGAATCCTACAAGGCCTACGGGGTGACCAATCACCGTCATACCCCTGAGATCGAGCAGGAGCTGAGCTTGATTCTCGGATCCGATGTGTTGGTGCAGTTCACCCCCCACTTGGTTCCGATGAACCGAGGCATCCTGTCCACCTGTTATGCAAATCTCAAGGCCGGGGTGAGCGAAGCCGATATCGAATCTGCCTACCACAAGCACTATGGCAATGAGCCCTGCATCCGCCTCATGGGCTCCTCTCTTCCTGAGACCCGTTTTGTACGGGGGACCAACATCTGTGCGATCGGATGGAAGTTCGATGCAAGAACGAGGCGCGTCATCGCCATCGGATCGATTGACAATTTGATCAAGGGCGCCGCAGGTCAGGCGGTGCAGAACATGAATATTCGGTGTAATTTTGAGGAGACCCTCGGTCTTCCGCTCTTTGTGAGCAACCCCCTCTAG
- the argJ gene encoding bifunctional ornithine acetyltransferase/N-acetylglutamate synthase → MQIIDGSVTVSKGFSANGVACGIKKRKKDMALVVSEVQCSFAGSFTTNLVKAAPVLWDQKLVASQDHVKAIVINSGNANACTAEQGLKDTEATAAYAGSVLGCKAEEVLVCSTGVIGVPLPMDKVKEGIELCSKELSTSREASGEAALAICTTDTFKKEVAVSVQIEGRTVHIGGMAKGSGMIHPNMATMLSFITTDAAIGKQTLQALLGSSIVDTYNMISVDGDTSTNDTVLVLANGMSGTTMLGPDHPEWETFTQAFLYVHTELAKAIVRDGEGAGKFLEVKVTGAKDKQTAQTLARSVITSNLVKTAFFGSDANWGRILCAMGYSGADFNPSALNLSFSSAKGTIQVVENGVPLAFDEHLAKGILMEREITTLAQLKDGNGEGTAWGCDLSYEYVRINGDYRS, encoded by the coding sequence ATGCAGATTATCGACGGTTCGGTTACCGTAAGCAAGGGATTTTCAGCCAATGGCGTAGCCTGCGGCATCAAGAAGCGGAAGAAAGACATGGCCCTGGTGGTCAGTGAGGTTCAGTGCTCGTTTGCAGGTTCGTTCACCACCAATCTGGTGAAAGCCGCACCTGTGCTCTGGGACCAGAAACTGGTGGCAAGCCAGGACCACGTAAAGGCCATTGTCATCAACAGCGGCAATGCGAACGCCTGTACAGCCGAGCAAGGCCTGAAGGACACCGAGGCCACTGCAGCCTATGCAGGCTCTGTGTTGGGTTGCAAGGCCGAAGAGGTGTTGGTCTGCTCCACCGGTGTCATCGGCGTACCGCTTCCCATGGACAAGGTGAAGGAGGGCATCGAGCTGTGCAGCAAGGAGCTCTCCACAAGCCGTGAGGCTTCAGGCGAGGCTGCCTTGGCCATCTGTACAACCGACACCTTCAAGAAGGAAGTTGCGGTCAGTGTACAAATCGAGGGCAGGACGGTGCACATCGGAGGCATGGCCAAGGGTTCGGGTATGATTCATCCCAACATGGCCACCATGCTCAGCTTCATCACCACCGATGCAGCCATAGGCAAGCAGACGCTTCAAGCTCTTCTGGGCTCTTCAATCGTCGATACCTACAACATGATCAGTGTCGACGGCGATACATCGACCAATGACACGGTTCTGGTTCTTGCCAACGGCATGAGCGGGACAACGATGCTCGGTCCCGATCATCCTGAGTGGGAAACGTTCACCCAAGCCTTTCTCTATGTCCATACCGAGCTGGCCAAGGCAATCGTACGCGACGGCGAAGGTGCGGGTAAATTCCTCGAGGTGAAGGTGACCGGGGCCAAAGACAAGCAGACCGCCCAAACACTTGCACGCAGCGTCATCACCAGCAACCTGGTGAAGACCGCTTTTTTCGGCAGTGATGCCAACTGGGGAAGGATTCTCTGCGCCATGGGCTACAGCGGGGCCGATTTCAATCCATCCGCCCTGAATTTGTCCTTCTCCTCGGCAAAGGGAACCATCCAAGTGGTGGAGAATGGAGTGCCGCTTGCCTTTGACGAGCACCTTGCCAAGGGTATTCTTATGGAGCGGGAAATTACAACGCTGGCTCAACTCAAGGATGGCAACGGCGAAGGCACCGCCTGGGGTTGCGACCTCTCCTACGAGTATGTCAGGATCAATGGAGATTATAGAAGCTGA
- the argB gene encoding acetylglutamate kinase: MKHQMQTEILKAEVLIEAIPYIRRFAGSIVVVKYGGSAMVDENLKKSVIQDIAMLKYIGLKPVVVHGGGKEITSLLDRLGKKSEFLDGLRVTDEETAQVAEMVLSGSIAKALVDELEGVGIKAVGISGKDGRTMLCSRKLDEKGRDLGFVGQIDKVDTSLLDTLLANNFVPVVSPVGVDGKGNTYNINADYAASAVAGALSAQKLMFLTDVEGILKDKDDPSSILRTLSKAQALSYIADGTVKGGMIPKVQCCIDGLEKGVESVHVLDGRVSHAILLEIFTTKGIGTMVTDKEIV, encoded by the coding sequence ATGAAACACCAAATGCAAACAGAAATACTCAAGGCCGAGGTGCTTATAGAGGCGATTCCCTATATCCGGCGCTTTGCCGGCAGCATCGTGGTAGTCAAGTACGGCGGTTCGGCCATGGTCGACGAGAACCTGAAGAAGTCCGTAATTCAGGACATCGCCATGCTCAAGTACATCGGGCTCAAGCCGGTGGTGGTACATGGCGGGGGCAAGGAGATCACCAGCCTGCTCGACCGCCTGGGCAAGAAAAGCGAGTTTCTCGACGGGCTTCGGGTCACCGACGAAGAGACAGCCCAAGTGGCTGAGATGGTCCTTTCCGGTTCCATCGCCAAGGCGTTGGTTGATGAACTGGAGGGTGTGGGCATCAAGGCTGTGGGCATCAGCGGCAAGGACGGCAGAACGATGCTTTGCAGCAGGAAGCTCGATGAGAAGGGCAGGGACCTTGGCTTTGTCGGCCAAATCGACAAGGTCGACACCTCCTTGCTCGACACCCTGCTTGCCAACAACTTCGTCCCGGTTGTATCACCGGTTGGAGTCGATGGAAAAGGAAACACCTATAACATCAATGCCGACTATGCAGCCAGCGCAGTCGCCGGAGCCCTCTCGGCCCAAAAACTGATGTTCCTCACCGATGTGGAGGGCATTCTCAAGGACAAGGACGACCCCTCTTCCATTCTCAGGACCCTCAGCAAAGCACAGGCGCTTTCCTACATCGCCGATGGGACGGTCAAGGGGGGTATGATCCCCAAGGTGCAATGCTGCATCGACGGACTTGAGAAAGGAGTGGAAAGTGTCCACGTCCTGGATGGACGGGTGAGCCACGCTATTCTGCTGGAAATCTTTACCACCAAGGGTATCGGTACCATGGTGACCGACAAGGAGATCGTATGA